A genomic stretch from Numida meleagris isolate 19003 breed g44 Domestic line chromosome 2, NumMel1.0, whole genome shotgun sequence includes:
- the LOC110395028 gene encoding opsin-5-like isoform X2, protein MNSSFANSTFQSKITEAADIVVGTCYTVFGICSLCGNSILLYVSYKKKQLLKPAEYFIVNLAISDLAMTLTLYPLAVTSSLSHRWLYGKHICLFYAFCGLFFGICSLSTLTLLSIVCCLKICFPAYGNRFRRKHGQILIACAWTYAAIFASSPLAHWGEYGEEPYGTACCIDWQSTNVDVMSMSYTVVLFVFCFLLPCGVIVTSYSLILVTVKESRRAVEQHVSGTTRINNVQTITVKLSIAVCIGFFAAWSPYAIIAMWAAFGSIDKIPPLAFAIPAVFAKSSTLYNPVIHLLLKPNFRSTIAKDFTVLQQLCVRCCFCVKVLQTYRSTFDTSLRTFKGKNESSCNALPIREGCSYFPSDKGSHTLECFKSYPKCCQERLSTMGCHPQECESFENNLLVKVRQGSRNSVKVVEQEEKSTELSNLEITLEAVPVHCTFTDL, encoded by the exons atgaaCTCATCTTTTGCTAATTCAACATTCCAGTCCAAAATAACAGAAGCAGCTGATATTGTTGTTGGAACGTGCTATACGGTCTTTG GAATATGCTCCTTGTGTGGGAACAGTATTCTCCTATATGTCTCctacaagaaaaagcaattgtTGAAACCAGCAGAATACTTCATTGTTAACCTTGCCATCAGTGACCTTGCTATGACATTGACATTGTACCCACTAGCTGTAACCTCCAGCCTTTCACACAG GTGGTTGTATGGAAAACACATTTGCCTGTTCTATGCGTTTTGTGGGCTGTTCTTTGGGATCTGCAGTCTCTCGACACTGACATTACTGAGTATTGTGTGCTGCctcaaaatttgttttccagcttaTG GCAACAGATTCAGGAGAAAACACGGGCAAATATTGATAGCCTGTGCTTGGACCTATGCAGCAATATTTGCCTCTTCACCCCTTGCTCACTGGGGAGAATATGGAGAGGAGCCCTATGGCACAGCTTGCTGCATTGACTGGCAATCCACCAATGTAGATGTCATGTCCATGTCGTACACCGTcgttctctttgttttctgttttcttctcccctgtGGAGTAATTGTCACCTCCTACTCACTTATTCTGGTAACTGTCAAAGAATCCAGGAGAGCAGTGGAGCAGCATGTCTCTGGCACCACCAGGATAAACAACGTGCAAACCATTACCGTCAAG CTGAGTATTGCTGTGTGCATTGGATTTTTTGCTGCTTGGAGCCCCTACGCCATCATTGCCATGTGGGCAGCCTTTGGATCGATAGATAAGATTCCTCCTTTAGCCTTTGCTATTCCAGCTGTCTTTGCAAAGTCCTCCACTCTCTACAATCCCGTTATCCATCTTCTTCTGAAGCCCAATTTCCGAAGTACCATTGCCAAAGATTTCACAGTTCTTCAGCAGTTATGTGTCAGGTGTTGTTTTTGTGTCAAGGTGCTGCAGACTTACAGATCCACTTTCGACACCAGCCTGAGAACATTCAAGGGCAAAAATGAATCCAGCTGTAATGCTCTTCCGATTAGGGAAGGATGTTCTTATTTTCCCTCTGATAAGGGCAGTCATACTTTAGAATGCTTTAAAAGCTATCCAAAATGCTGCCAGGAAAGGTTAAGCACTATGGGATGCCACCCTCAAGAATGTGAGTCCTTTGAAAACAACCTCCTAGTAAAAGTGAGACAGGGCAGTAGAAATTCAGTAAAGGTCGttgagcaggaagaaaaaagcactgaacTTAGTAACTTGGAAATCACCTTGGAAGCAGTACCTGTGCACTGTACATTTACAGACCTCTAG
- the LOC110395028 gene encoding opsin-5-like isoform X1, with product MLGNLERLWKNQVWRHGGKPMNSSFANSTFQSKITEAADIVVGTCYTVFGICSLCGNSILLYVSYKKKQLLKPAEYFIVNLAISDLAMTLTLYPLAVTSSLSHRWLYGKHICLFYAFCGLFFGICSLSTLTLLSIVCCLKICFPAYGNRFRRKHGQILIACAWTYAAIFASSPLAHWGEYGEEPYGTACCIDWQSTNVDVMSMSYTVVLFVFCFLLPCGVIVTSYSLILVTVKESRRAVEQHVSGTTRINNVQTITVKLSIAVCIGFFAAWSPYAIIAMWAAFGSIDKIPPLAFAIPAVFAKSSTLYNPVIHLLLKPNFRSTIAKDFTVLQQLCVRCCFCVKVLQTYRSTFDTSLRTFKGKNESSCNALPIREGCSYFPSDKGSHTLECFKSYPKCCQERLSTMGCHPQECESFENNLLVKVRQGSRNSVKVVEQEEKSTELSNLEITLEAVPVHCTFTDL from the exons atgaaCTCATCTTTTGCTAATTCAACATTCCAGTCCAAAATAACAGAAGCAGCTGATATTGTTGTTGGAACGTGCTATACGGTCTTTG GAATATGCTCCTTGTGTGGGAACAGTATTCTCCTATATGTCTCctacaagaaaaagcaattgtTGAAACCAGCAGAATACTTCATTGTTAACCTTGCCATCAGTGACCTTGCTATGACATTGACATTGTACCCACTAGCTGTAACCTCCAGCCTTTCACACAG GTGGTTGTATGGAAAACACATTTGCCTGTTCTATGCGTTTTGTGGGCTGTTCTTTGGGATCTGCAGTCTCTCGACACTGACATTACTGAGTATTGTGTGCTGCctcaaaatttgttttccagcttaTG GCAACAGATTCAGGAGAAAACACGGGCAAATATTGATAGCCTGTGCTTGGACCTATGCAGCAATATTTGCCTCTTCACCCCTTGCTCACTGGGGAGAATATGGAGAGGAGCCCTATGGCACAGCTTGCTGCATTGACTGGCAATCCACCAATGTAGATGTCATGTCCATGTCGTACACCGTcgttctctttgttttctgttttcttctcccctgtGGAGTAATTGTCACCTCCTACTCACTTATTCTGGTAACTGTCAAAGAATCCAGGAGAGCAGTGGAGCAGCATGTCTCTGGCACCACCAGGATAAACAACGTGCAAACCATTACCGTCAAG CTGAGTATTGCTGTGTGCATTGGATTTTTTGCTGCTTGGAGCCCCTACGCCATCATTGCCATGTGGGCAGCCTTTGGATCGATAGATAAGATTCCTCCTTTAGCCTTTGCTATTCCAGCTGTCTTTGCAAAGTCCTCCACTCTCTACAATCCCGTTATCCATCTTCTTCTGAAGCCCAATTTCCGAAGTACCATTGCCAAAGATTTCACAGTTCTTCAGCAGTTATGTGTCAGGTGTTGTTTTTGTGTCAAGGTGCTGCAGACTTACAGATCCACTTTCGACACCAGCCTGAGAACATTCAAGGGCAAAAATGAATCCAGCTGTAATGCTCTTCCGATTAGGGAAGGATGTTCTTATTTTCCCTCTGATAAGGGCAGTCATACTTTAGAATGCTTTAAAAGCTATCCAAAATGCTGCCAGGAAAGGTTAAGCACTATGGGATGCCACCCTCAAGAATGTGAGTCCTTTGAAAACAACCTCCTAGTAAAAGTGAGACAGGGCAGTAGAAATTCAGTAAAGGTCGttgagcaggaagaaaaaagcactgaacTTAGTAACTTGGAAATCACCTTGGAAGCAGTACCTGTGCACTGTACATTTACAGACCTCTAG